Proteins encoded together in one Pseudomonas arsenicoxydans window:
- a CDS encoding sensor histidine kinase: MTEANGKNEQAMATAARELFLLGQRNGEARAALTALNKELSEANVQRSESQQIEQLIEANQQLVLAILLAQSDADKPQRSADEQQRYLEMREANEQLVLAVLSAQHLQASAEHSLAQQRNILTLVAHELRNPLTPISMIASRLVRVPSEELPRMQALIEGQVQHMSRLVDDLLDVSRASTGKLRLDCRIVDMVQIIQDAIAVCSPVMIAQKLHFTAQLPERALAVNGDPVRLTQILGNLLGNAAKYTPADGTVTLSVTTEADLLEISIHDTGIGISAKALPFIFEPFVQDVHAIGFNGAGLGIGLTVVRELVEAHGGTVIGMSDGDGKGSTFIVTLPLAV, from the coding sequence ATGACTGAGGCCAATGGCAAAAACGAGCAAGCGATGGCCACGGCCGCTCGCGAACTGTTTCTGCTCGGCCAGAGAAACGGTGAGGCACGCGCGGCGCTGACAGCCCTGAACAAGGAGCTGAGCGAGGCGAACGTCCAGCGCTCCGAAAGTCAGCAGATCGAACAACTGATCGAGGCAAATCAACAATTGGTCCTGGCGATTCTGTTGGCCCAGTCAGATGCGGATAAGCCCCAGCGCTCAGCCGATGAGCAGCAACGTTACCTCGAGATGCGCGAAGCCAACGAACAGTTGGTACTGGCCGTCCTCAGTGCACAACACTTGCAGGCCTCGGCCGAACACAGCCTTGCGCAGCAACGGAACATCCTCACGCTGGTGGCCCACGAACTGCGTAACCCGTTGACGCCGATCAGTATGATCGCCAGCCGACTGGTCAGGGTGCCGAGCGAAGAGCTGCCACGCATGCAGGCCCTGATCGAAGGTCAGGTGCAACATATGTCGCGCCTGGTGGACGACTTGCTCGATGTCTCCCGCGCCAGCACTGGCAAGCTGCGCCTGGATTGCCGCATCGTCGACATGGTGCAGATCATTCAGGACGCCATCGCTGTGTGCAGTCCGGTGATGATTGCTCAAAAGCTGCATTTCACCGCGCAGTTGCCGGAACGTGCTCTGGCGGTAAACGGCGACCCGGTTCGACTCACACAGATTCTCGGCAATCTGCTGGGCAATGCGGCCAAGTACACACCGGCCGATGGCACGGTCACGCTGTCGGTCACCACCGAGGCCGATCTGCTGGAAATCAGCATCCACGATACCGGCATCGGTATTTCCGCCAAGGCACTACCGTTTATTTTCGAGCCGTTCGTTCAGGACGTGCATGCGATCGGATTCAACGGTGCCGGTCTGGGCATTGGCCTGACGGTGGTGCGTGAGCTGGTCGAAGCCCACGGTGGCACTGTCATCGGCATGAGCGATGGTGATGGCAAGGGCAGTACGTTCATCGTGACGTTGCCGCTCGCGGTTTGA